A window of Roseobacter fucihabitans genomic DNA:
TTGACAAACGCGGGCACGGGCTGTCGACCTGCCCGCCGAGCCCCTATTCCATGGGCGCGTTGGTGACGGATACCGAGGCGCTTTTGGATCATCTTGGCGTCAAGGACTGCGTTTTCGTTGGGCTCTCCATTGGGGGCATGATCGCACAGGGCCTCGCTGTCAAACGGCTCGATATGATCCGCGCGATGGTGCTCTCCAACACCGCCGCCAAGATCGGCACGCCCGAGATCTGGCAGGATCGCATTGCGGGCGTGCAAAGCGGTGGTATCGAGAGCCTTGCCGATGCGGTCATGGAACGCTGGTTTTCCAAAGGGTTCCGCGCCACGCCGGAACTGGAACTGTGGCGCAATATGCTGACCCGACAGGAGGATCAGGGCTATATGGGCTGTTCGGCGGCGATTTCCGGCACGGATTTCTATGCCACCACGGCCAGCCTGCGCCTGCCCACGCTTGGCATCGCCGGTGCCGAGGACGGCTCCACCCCGCCCGATCTGGTGCGCGAAACCATCGATTTAATCCCCGGCAGCCAGTTTCACGTGATCCGCAAGGCCGGGCATTTGCCCTGCGTCGAACAGCCCGAAGAATACGCCGATATCCTGACGCGGTTCCTCAGGGAGGTCGGTCATGTCTAAGCCCCTGCGCACAGCCGGAGCGCTCTGATCCATGGCCGCCAGCGTTTTTGACAGCCCGCTTTACGCGCGCCTTTTCGACACGGGCGAGACGGGACGCTTGTTTTCGGATACTGCCGCCCTGCGCGCGATGCTGTTGGTGGAAGGCGCGCTCGCCAAGGCACAGGGCAAACACGGCGTCATCCCCGAGATCAGCGCCGCCGCCATTCACCGCGCCACCCTTGAAATCCAGATCGATCCCGGTGCGCTGGCCAAAGCAACCGGCGAAAACGGGGTGTGCATTCCGGGGCTGGTCGCGGCGTTTCGCGCGGAAATGAACGCGCCCGAACATGCGCAATATGTGCATTGGGGCGCGACGTCACAGGACATCATCGACACCGGTCTGATGCTGCGCCTGCGCCAGGCACTGGCTCTGGCCGAAGCCGATCTACGCACCATCCTCACCGCATTGGCCGATCAGGCCGAAAAACATGCCGACCTGCCCATGCCCGCACGCACCTACGGCCAACAGGCCACACCCACCAGTTGGGGCGCGGTTCTGGCAAGCTGGGGGGCGGCGCTGCTGGACGCGGTGGACGCATTGCCGGGGCTCCGAGAGCAGGCCTTGTGGGTGTCGCTGTCCGGCGCATCCGGCACCTCGGCGGCCCTTGGCCCCAAGGCGGCGCAGATCAGGGCCGACCTGGCACAAGGCCTCGGCCTTCGCGATCCCCATCGTTCCTGGCACATAGATCGCGGGCCCATCCTGCGCATCATCGCATGGATGGCGCAGGTCTGCGCAACATTGGCCGCCATCGGGCAGACGGTGATTGGCCTCAGCGCCAGCGAGGTACAGGAAGTGAGCCTTGGCGCAGCGGGTGCATCATCGACCATGCCACAAAAGCAAAACCCGGTACGCGCCAGCACGCTTGTGGCCCTGTCCACCCAAATCAGCGGGTTGCAGAGCACCTTGCAGATCGCCGCCACCCATCAGCATCAACGCGACGGGGCGGCCTGGTTCGCCGAATGGATGATCGTTCCACAAATCGCGCTGAGTACGGCTTGCGCCTTGCAACATGGCGTGGCGCTGGCACGGGACATACGCCCCAACCCCACGCGAATGGCGCAGGCCTTTGAACGGGGTCTCGATCTGGCGCATAGCGAGGCGCTCAGTTTTGCCCTGAGCCAGAGCATGTCCCGACCTAAAGCGCAGGCCGCCGTCAAAACCCTCTGCCAGGAAGCCCTGCGCTCCGGCACATCCCTGTCCAATTTGGCCCGCGCCCAATAC
This region includes:
- the pcaD gene encoding 3-oxoadipate enol-lactonase, producing MKLLDLGDVRLHYRVDGPDDGAPVVFANSLGTDLRLWDPIMPHLPEGLRLIRFDKRGHGLSTCPPSPYSMGALVTDTEALLDHLGVKDCVFVGLSIGGMIAQGLAVKRLDMIRAMVLSNTAAKIGTPEIWQDRIAGVQSGGIESLADAVMERWFSKGFRATPELELWRNMLTRQEDQGYMGCSAAISGTDFYATTASLRLPTLGIAGAEDGSTPPDLVRETIDLIPGSQFHVIRKAGHLPCVEQPEEYADILTRFLREVGHV
- a CDS encoding lyase family protein, which encodes MAASVFDSPLYARLFDTGETGRLFSDTAALRAMLLVEGALAKAQGKHGVIPEISAAAIHRATLEIQIDPGALAKATGENGVCIPGLVAAFRAEMNAPEHAQYVHWGATSQDIIDTGLMLRLRQALALAEADLRTILTALADQAEKHADLPMPARTYGQQATPTSWGAVLASWGAALLDAVDALPGLREQALWVSLSGASGTSAALGPKAAQIRADLAQGLGLRDPHRSWHIDRGPILRIIAWMAQVCATLAAIGQTVIGLSASEVQEVSLGAAGASSTMPQKQNPVRASTLVALSTQISGLQSTLQIAATHQHQRDGAAWFAEWMIVPQIALSTACALQHGVALARDIRPNPTRMAQAFERGLDLAHSEALSFALSQSMSRPKAQAAVKTLCQEALRSGTSLSNLARAQYPDLPASLFDPQAQLGEAPADTRAFVARVRAL